From a region of the Vanrija pseudolonga chromosome 2, complete sequence genome:
- the ARMC8 gene encoding Armadillo repeat-containing protein 8, whose amino-acid sequence MTTSVTLQALQATEAPTDLLRALKELKNAVIGNTWKKVEYAGDDALLRFLLGLLVPPAAGDDLGVDLVAETAVIIGALGSAGSLTLRPLLAARVPETILAVIRALPPSPEHPLHPGARRMLPPLLRALRNVLGATADAVWGHMWGVGGEQKVVGTGLVGEDVITPARVGPRGNAAVWKAEASAALVLVFEPQNYTALLSLLDACPDAVVLLPLYQLLARLIQLPSHREALGLHGAGGADADAPPFLTSHLLETIANWFVPGRKPNPKLLEAALDLLAALVKGQPRVAAYIREWSATSPIAVVYDDDEEPTPFPDVAVFVQLMETGPPGVRIAVAGCLTHILKAIKSGPLRERSIVSLTNVTLTNLNLLGVIIKLMRTEAIEERVKLSFVLAALVSDDERLQKTAAEQGCPKLLISMLIQVDADEARGELGHDSASRMREAVLLALSALAFNHEPTRSLIADASPPVLPLVCAALSHPSYGVRAAACCLARALSRTVAIMRTSIVDSGVGEEVVAALRREVARRRAEPIDGPIDADGDDSMDVTLEEELGDRSWTVEVAATATICNLVTNFSPLKDKLLGNGGLELLVELTASPHEPLALNALWALKNVTYHASEALKAEVMAVLGWDTLRRFISAETPKQLRAHALDIVQNLLDDQTAVQMNKTVEALGLEFIINVVADSIRPTVDIDLDLCEPGLYILSHLALGGNELRNAITTRVELLEALSSTLNVPYDEVRIPALRALRHLVDSNSRRRPRQNIVDLLQPYQLKTRVRELAESDTSVSVRAGAVALLELLERAK is encoded by the exons ATGACCACCTCGGTCACGCTCCAGGCGCTCCAGGCGACCGAGGCCCCAACAGACCTGCTTCGAGCGCTCAAAGAGCTCAAGAACGCAGTCATTGGCAACACTTGGAAGAAGGTAGAGTATGCAGGGGATGACGCCTTGTTGAGATT cCTGCTGGGGCTCCTCGTCCCTCCAGCCGCAGGGGACGACCTCGGTGTCGACCTCGTGGCCGAAACAGCCGTGATAatcggcgcgctcggctccGCAGGCTCGTTGACGCTGCGGCCGCTCCTAGCCGCGCGGGTGCCGGAGACGATACTGGCCGTCATCCGCGCGCTGCCCCCGTCCCCCGAGCACCCGCTCCaccccggcgcgcgccgcatgCTTCCTCCCCTGCTCCGCGCGCTGCGCAACGTGCTCGGTGCGACTGCCGACGCAGTGTGGGGCCACATgtggggcgtgggcggcgaaCAAAAGGTCGTCGGAACCGGCTTGGTTGGTGAAGACGTGATCACGCCCGCGCGTGTGGGCCCGAGAGGCAACGCCGCGGTGtggaaggccgaggccagcgcTGCCTTGGTATTGGTGTTTGAGCCGCAGAACTACACCGCgctcctcagcctcctcgacgcgtgccccgacgccgtggtCCTGTTACCGCTGTACcagctcctcgctcgcctcaTCCAGCTCCCGTCGCAtcgcgaggcgctcggcctccacggtgccggtggtgccgacgcggacgcgccgcccttCCTCACCAGCCACCTGCTCGAGACGATCGCAAACTGGTTCGTGCCCGGCCGCAAGCCGAACCCCAAGCTCCttgaggccgcgctcgatCTCCTGGCCGCGCTGGTCAAGGGCCAACCCCGCGTCGCGGCGTACATCCGCGAATGGTCCGCGACAAGCCCAATAGCCGTCGtctacgacgacgatgaggagcCCACGCCGTTCCCAGACGTCGCCGTCTTCGTCCAGCTGATGGAGACGGGCCCGCCTGGCGTTCGGATCGCGGTGGCAGGATGCCTGACGCACATCCTCAAGGCCATCAAATCCGGCCCGCTGCGCGAACGGTCCATCGTCAGCCTCACAAACGTCACTCTCACcaacctcaacctcctcggcgtcatcatCAAGCTCATGCGAACCGAGGCcatcgaggagcgcgtcaaGCTGTCCTTTGTTCTTGCCGCGCTTGTGTCCGATGACGAGCGTCTGCAAAAGACTGCCGCAGAGCAGGGGTGCCCAAAGCTGCTGATCAGCATGCTCATTCAagtcgatgccgacgaggctcgcggcgagctgggccaTGACTCAGCATCCCGCATGCGCGAAGCAGTACTACTGGCGCTCTCGGCCCTAGCATTCAACCACgagccgacacgctcgctcatcgccgacgcgtcgccaCCCGTTCTTCCGCTGGTGTGCGCAGCGCTCAGTCACCCGAGCTACGGTGTACGTGCCGCCGCGTGCTGCCTCGCCCGGGCGCTCTCTCGCACCGTCGCGATCATGCGCACGTCCATTGTTGACTctggtgtcggcgaggaggtcgtcgccgcgctccgaCGCGAAgtcgcccgccggcgcgccgagcccatcGACGGGCCGATTGACGCCGACGGAGACGACTCGATGGACGTGACGCTTGAAGAGGAACTCGGCGACCGCTCCTGGACCGTCGAGGTTGCGGCCACGGCGACAATCTGCAACCTCGTAACCAACTTTTCTCcgctcaaggacaagctgCTGGGGAACGGCGGCCTGGAGCTTTTGGTTGAGCTCACTGCGTCGCCACACGAGCCACTGGCGCTCAACGCGCTGTGGGCACTCAAGAACGTGACGTACCATGCAagcgaggcgctcaaggcaGAAGTCATGGCCGTGCTTGGGTGGGACACGCTGCGCCGCTTCATCTCAGCCGAGACGCCCAAGCAGCTCCGCGCTCACGCCCTCGACATTGTCCAGAACCTACTCGACGACCAGACGGCCGTCCAGATGAACAAGACGGTCGAGGCCCTGGGCCTCGAGTTCATCATCAACGTCGTGGCGGACAGCATCCGTCCCACAGTCgacatcgacctcgacctctgTGAGCCAGGTCTGTACATCCTCagccacctcgcgctcggggGCAACGAACTCCGCAACGCAATCACGACGcgagtcgagctcctcgaggccctgAGCTCGACCCTCAACGTCCCgtacgacgaggtgcgcatCCCTGCGCTGCGTGccctccgccacctcgtcgactcgaactcacgccgccgcccccgccagaACATTGTGGACCTTCTCCAGCCGTATCAGCTCAAGACGCGTGTTCGGGAACTCGCCGAATCGGACACGAGCGTCTCTGTGCGTGCTGGCGCCGTGGCCCTTCTCGAGTTGCTTGAACGCGCCAAGTAG
- the ggt1_0 gene encoding Glutathione hydrolase proenzyme 1, whose translation MSETAPLLPPPTTAAHAPSLAQRVRRSLSAEDDCHRPAFRRWAPYVLILLVGLGAGWGAATGYHHVRGRKDDGPMVPPIYKLPPTELTPPPQPTGLPRNPAYLLGPGRAAVASEDKTCSELGLTILKEKNGTAVDAAITTTLCIGLLNAFSSGIGGGGFALVSLPKGQSYDTESDVGDDVQLLIGDRDKARDARVVAVDFRETAPAAATKDMYKNAGRYASQVGGLAVGTPGELRGLERAHKIYGRVEWAELVLPVARLARSYQVSRELARRIRTYGAFMLADPTWAAVYAPRGQLAIEGDWIARPTYADTLEVIARQGASALYEGEIAEDIIDTVKAHGGILTHKDLQGYKERVYPAISGTFAGQDIYTTDAPGSGGVMLGMLNILDGLSHTHNRSGCWDELSAHNTIEAMKFAFGARSEVTDPKFATNLTRLAEFRTKAWADEQRKKITYSTHGPGYYGLVHDTPLDHGTTHLSVIDQWGGAASVTSTVNLIWGSHVMCPKTGIILNDEQDDFAVPGVPDAFGLQPSPWNYPAPGKRPLSSTAPSVVFDKKGNVRAVLGGSGGSRIFPSVAQVLLNLQCGDDISAAVERPRLHNQVSPVITTLEVGPERPADAWLAALRARNHTIGEFDINVGASEVQAVLVDAKGRVFAASDSRKSGVAAAY comes from the exons ATGTCAGAAACGGCCCCtctcctcccgccgccgacgacggcggcgcacgcccCGTCCCTTGCTCAGCGGGTACGCCGCTCGCTCTCCGCTGAGGACGACTGCCACCGGCCCGCGTTCCGCAGATGGGCGCCATACGTCCTCAtcctgctcgtcggcctcggcgccggctgggGCGCAGCGACTGGCTACCACCATGTCCGCGGGCGCAAGGACGACGGGCCGATGGTGCCGCCCATCTACAAGCTGCCTCCA AccgagctcacgccccctccccagccCACAGGCCTGCCCCGCAACCCGGCATACCTCCTTGGTCCGGGCCGCGCAGCGGTCGCGTCAGAGGACAAGACGTGCTCAGAGCTCGGTCTCACGATCCTAAAGGAGAAAAACGGCACGGCAGTCGACGCGGCGATCACGACGACGCTGTGTATCGGCCTCTTGAACGCATTCAGCTCGggtatcggcggcggcggcttcgcGCTCGTCTCACTCCCCAAGGGGCAGAGCTACGATACCGAGTcagacgtcggcgacgatgtGCAGCTGCTTATCGGTGACCGGGACAAGGCGCgggacgcgcgcgtcgtcgcggtcgactTTAGGGAGAccgccccggccgccgccacgaaGGACATGTACAAGAATGCGGGGCGATACGCGTCGCAGgtgggcgggctggcggtcggcacgccgggcgagctgcgcggccTGGAGCGCGCGCACAAGATCTACGGGCGCGTCGAgtgggccgagctcgtgcttCCTGTTGCGCGCCTGGCTAGGAGTTACCAGGTGAGCCgggagctcgcgcgccggaTCCGCACCTACGGCGCGTTCATGCTCGCCGATCCCACCTGGGCGGCCGTATATGCCCCCCGGGGCCAGCTCGCGATCGAGGGAGACTGGATCGCGCGCCCGACGTACGCCGACACGCTGGAGGTTATCGCGCGCCAGGGCGCTTCGGCTCTGTACGAGGGCGAGATTGCCGAGGACATTATCGACACGGTCAAGGCGCACGGCGGTATCCTCACACACAAGGACCTGCAGGGATACAAGGAGAGAGTGTACCCCGCCATCAGTGGCACTTTTGCCGGCCAGGACATCTACACTACCGATGCGCCCGGCTCGGGTGGCGTCATGCTCGGCATGCTCAACATTCTTGATGGACTATCTCACACGCACAACCGCTCGGGCTGCTGGGACGAGTTGTCGGCGCACAACACGATCGAGGCGATGAAGTTTGCGTTTGGCGCGCGGTCAGAGGTGACCGACCCCAAGTTTGCGACCAACCTCACGCGGCTGGCCGAGTTCCGGACCAAGGCgtgggccgacgagcagcgcaagaAGATCACA TACTCGACCCACGGGCCAGGATACTACGGCCTCGTGCACgacacgccgctcgaccACGGCACGACGCACCTGTCCGTCATCGACCAGTGGGGCGGGGCCGCGAGCGTCACGTCGACCGTCAACCTCATCTGGGGCAGCCACGTCATGTGCCCCAAGACGGGCATCATCCTCAACGACGAGCAGGACGACTTTGCCGTGCCCGGCGTGCCGGACGCGTTTGGCCTCCAGCCCAGCCCGTGGAACTACCCTGCGCCCGGGAAGcggccgctgtcgtcgacggcgccgagcgtcgtgttcgacaagaagggcaacgtgcgcgccgtgctcggcggctcgggcggctcgCGCATCTTCCCCTCGGTCGCGCAGGTGCTCCTCAACCTCCAgtgcggcgacgacatctcggccgccgtcgagcgcccCCGCCTGCATAACCAGGTCTCGCCGGTGATTAccacgctcgaggtcgggccTGAGCGGCCGGCGGACGCGTGGCttgccgcgctccgcgcgaGAAACCACACGATCGGCGAGTTTGACATCAacgtcggcgcgagcgaggtcCAGGCCGTGCTTGTCGACGCCAAGGGCCGCGTCTTCGCCGCCAGCGATAGTAGGAAGAGTGGCGTCGCAGCCGCCTACTAA
- the HNM1_2 gene encoding Choline transport protein: MSHTGKPNTPDEKDQVTTSVVDAKYDHDDLDPTKLELEHIVHAHGLSGAVTNVDELKQGFSIPSLMAVALVLGGAWAAVIQTMSSTIIYGGAIVLIYGLWITGFGFQMIYLSLAEMASAWPTSSGPQEWAFQLFPAKWKRFGSYGVAWTLCLVYIFATMISTVLEARQILGLVAYAVPSYSPTKAQVWALNTGLCIFSGVINIFGIKAMHRLQTFSLVWFCVGFLIWLIVPVAVSPTHAPPKEVFGAVLNVSGWSDFVAVMIACGSFGIGYGVPDAVTHLAEETSRPHIDIPRAMVASPIISLVTATATSISILFCGVDLLAMATTETGVPYLYFLDHTLRSRPGVICLSVIILYSQFMAIFECQLTSSRSIFAFAREGGAFAPKYLGAVHHKLQVPVWAVLFNVVFCSLFTLILLGSDTALNSLFNSAAGLIAAAYLPLIGMHLLNKRHLENPGPMRFGRIGWFYNASAVAYLSFTLIFYHFPYSYPFDKDSFNYNIAIVPGLLGLGVLAWFTTGHKSYILNRNIE; encoded by the exons ATGTCACATACGGGCAAGCCGAACACTCCAGACGAGAAGGACCAGGTGACCACCTCGGTCGTCGACGCAAAgtacgaccacgacgacctgGACCCGACgaagctcgagctcgagcacatCGTGCACGCGCACGGGCTTTCGGGGGCCGTCACgaacgtcgacgagctgaaGCAGGGGTTCTCTA ttcCCTCGCTTATGGCCGTTGCCCTCGTtctgggcggcgcgtgggccgccgtcatccagacgatgagctcgacgatcATCTACGGCGGGGCAATCGTGCTCATCTACGGGCTGTGGATCACGGGTTTCGGCTTCCAGATGATCTACCTGTCT CTCGCGGAGATGGCGTCCGCATGGCCCACGAGCTCGGGACCGCAAGAATGGGCTTTCCAGCTGTTCCCCGCCAAGTGGAAGCGTTTCGGGTCGTACGGCGTCGCGTGGACCCTGTGCCTCGTGTACATCTTCGCCACAATGATCTCGACCGTActcgagg CGCGCCAGATCCTCGGACTCGTGGCGTACGCTGTGCCATCGTACAGCCCGACCAAGGCGCAGGTGTGGGCACTCAACACTGGCCTTTGCATCTTCAGCGGCGTGATCAACATCTTCGGGATCAA GGCGATGCACCGGCTCCAGACCTTCAGCCTGGTCTGGTTCTGCGTCGGCTTCCTCATCTGGCTCATCGTCCcggtcgccgtgtcgccgacgcacgcgccgccaaAGGAGGTGttcggcgccgtgctcaaCGTGTCTGGCTGGAGCGACTTTGTGGCGGTTATGATCGCGTGCGGGTCCTTTGGGATCGGGTACGGCGTGCCAGACGCAGTCACGCATCTCGCTGAGGAGACGTCGCGGCCGCACATTGACATCCCGCGCGCGATGGTTGCGAGTCCCATCATCTCGCTCGTGAC CGCGACCGCCACATCCATCTCGATCCTCTtctgcggcgtcgacctcctcgccatggcGACCACCGAGACTGG CGTCCCATACCTCTACTTCCTGGACCACACGCTTCGCTCACGTCCGGGCGTGATCTGCCTCAGCGTCATCATCCTCTACTCGCAGTTCATGGCCATCTTCGAGTGCCAGCTCACG AGCTCGCGGTCGATCTTTGCGTTCGCGCGTGAAGGCGGAGCGTTCGCCCCGAAATA cctcGGAGCAGTGCACCACAAGCTCCAGGTGCCGGTCTGGGCGGTCCTGTTCAACGTCGTCTTCTGCTCGCTCTTCACGCTCATTCTGCTCGGGTCGGACACGGCGCTCAACTCGCTGTTCAACTCTGCTGCGGGGCTTATCGCGGCCGCGTATC TCCCCCTCATCGGGATGCACTTGCTCAACAAGCGCCACCTCGAGAACCCCGGCCCCATGCGCTTCGGCCGCATCGGATGGTTCTACAATGCTTCGGCGGTCGCCTATCTGTCCTTCACTCTCATCTTCTATCACTTCCCCTACTCGTACCCCTTCGACAAGGACTCGTTCA ATTACAACATTGCGATTGTGCCCGGGCTACTCGGCCTCGGAGTGCTGGCGTGGTTCACCACGGGCCACAAGTCGTATATTCTCAACCGCAACATCGAGTAG
- the yjgF gene encoding 2-iminobutanoate/2-iminopropanoate deaminase — protein MPFPTTNYPGAGDLMAASGLCQAVRVGNVVHLSGQGGWDAGLKVDADPKAQIEQALKNVEAALRGAGASGLKDVFKFTVFVTGEFDTFATPLIERLNEIYAAAIPAMSVIGVNNLWLGMGIEIEAQAWVGNEAAKANL, from the exons ATGCCCTTCCCGACAACCAACTACCCCGGAGCAGGGGACCTcatggccgcgagcggcCTGTGCCAGGCCGTGCGGGTCGGCAACGTCGTCCACCTCTCCGGACAGGGCGGGTGGGATGCGGGGTTGAAGGTGgacgccgaccccaaggcgcagatcgagcaggcgctcaagaatgtcgaggcggcgctgcgggggGCCGGGGCGTCGGGGTTGAAGGACGTCTTCAAG TTTACTGTCTTCGTTACCGGCGAGTTCGACACCTTTGCCACACCGCTCATCGAGCGCCTTAACGAGatctacgccgccgccatccccgCCATGAGCGTCATCGGCGTCAACAACCTCTGGCTGGGGATGGGAATCGAGATTGAGGCGCAGGCGTGGGTCGGCaacgaggcggccaaggccaactTGTAG
- the PAO gene encoding Polyamine oxidase: MSAPHWTKTMRGALLIGVLASLASSAALPSPRGDDGKPTQAQVIILGGGIAGISLARSLITDHNVTDILLLEARDELGGRAHTETLYSNATGQSVTVEKGCNWIQGPGKEPILELAKKWGLQTAPQNYSDVTWYQGLGIEADGAQGHFLDDAEQQEFMAGYDNFLANAPGYSTWRQNNSLVDLSVRVATSIMDWIPVNPLQLAYEYWNIDYTFAQPPEMCSFENAFGQEAGIADQQDDFVIDQRGYKYIFVQEARELFGQDLDDPRLRLSTTVQTIDWSAAESGGDIVVHTDCGSFSAPHVVSTFSVGVLQHQDVHFTPRLPDWKKEAIFTFGMATYQKIFFLYDQQFWGDEQYIVYADPDQRGRYAVWQNINAPGFFPQNTTNNIIMVTATDTFARRNEELSDDEIQAEAFAVLQEIYGADIPQPADILVPRWTLDPLYRGSYSNWPIGALDQHHANLGQPLGSGKVWLHFSGEAMSEDSFGYVQGAWDEGINSANTVAACLAGQCPAAEAFEALTTCAQSGTALTRRGAPTRRGHGRSVRRHA, encoded by the exons ATGTCGGCTCCACACTGG ACGAAAACCATGCGCGGAGCACTCCTCATCGGCGTCCTGGCCTCGCTGGCCTCGAGCGCTGCACTACCATCCCCGCGCGGCGATGATGGCAAGCCCACCCAGGCCCAGGTGatcatcctcggcggcggtatCGCCGGGATCTCGCTCGCGCGGTCCCTCATCACCGACCACAACGTGACCGACAtcctgctgctcgaggcgcgcgacgagctcggcgggcgcgcgcacacCGAGACGCTGTACTCGAACGCCACGGGCCAGAGCGTCACCGTCGAGAAGGGGTGTAACTGGATCCAAGGGCCCGGGAAGGAGCCgatcctcgagctcgccaagaagTGGGGCCTGCAGACCGCGCCGCAGAACTACTCCGACGTCACATGGTACCAGGGGCTCGGgatcgaggccgacggcgcgcagggccacttcctcgacgacgcagagCAGCAGGAGTTCATGGCGGGCTACGACAACTTCCTGGCCAATGCTCCGGGGTACTCGA cCTGGCGGCAGAAcaactcgctcgtcgacctgaGCGTCCGCGTCGCGACGTCCATCATGGACTGGATCCCCGTCAACCCGCTGCAGCTGGCGTACGAGTACTGGAACATCGACTACACGTTTGCGCAGCCGCCCGAGATGTGCAGCTTTGAGAATGCGTTCGGGCAGGAGGCGGGCATCGCGGACCAGCAGGACGACTTTGTGATTGACCAGCG TGGCTACAAGTACATCTTCGTCcaggaggcgcgcgagctctTCGGCcaggacctcgacgacccccGCCTCCGTCTCTCGACGACAGTGCAGACGATCGACTGGTCggccgccgagtcgggcggcgacattgtcgtccACACCGACTGCGGGAGCTTCAGCGCGCCACACGTCGTGTCGACCTTctccgtcggcgtcctccagCACCAGGACGTGCACTTCACGCCTCGTCTCCCCGACTGGAAGAAGGAGGCCATCTTCACCTTCGGCATGGCTACGTATCAGAAGATCTTCTTTTTGTACGACCAGCAGTTCTGGGGTGATGAGCAG TACATCGTGtacgccgaccccgaccagCGCGGCCGCTACGCCGTGTGGCAGAACATCAACGCGCCGGGCTTCTTCCCGCAGAACACGACCAACAACATCATCATGGTGACGGCCACTGACACCTTCGCGCGGCGCAACGAGGAgctgagcgacgacgagatccaAGCCGAGGCGTTCGCGGTCCTTCAAGAGATCTACGGCGCCGACATCCCGCAGCCAGCCGATATCCTTGTGCCGCGGTGGACCTTGGACCCGCTCTACCGCGGCTCGTACTCGAACTGGCCGATCGGCGCGCTGGACCAGCACcacgccaacctcggccagccgctcggcagcggcaaggTGTGGCTCCACTTCTCGGGCGAGGCGATGAGCGAGGATTCGTTCGGGTACGTCCAGGGTGCTTGGGACGAGGGCATCAACTCGGCGAACACGGTCGCGGCGTGTCTGGCCGGCCAGTgccctgccgccgaggcgttCGAGGCCCTCACTACCTGCGCTCagagcggcacggcgctcacgcggcgcggagcaCCCACCCGCCGGGGCCACGGCCGCTCGGTGCGCCGCCATGCTTAG
- the mao gene encoding Amine oxidase [flavin-containing] yields the protein MSGAVVTRGPGHTVGRLLGLVANALSGTGTRYKAAAVAPHRSISTTTTGLPPLTHLPMTHSDIIVIGGGLSGLSAARKLHEAGKTVTVLEARDRVGGKTWSVRTKAGGNVELGAAWINEHTQPTITRLAEEAGNRYFEQNVDGSAIVYHSRSGERALFPGATVNELDPKDPLYTLKTQLQALSDSVDLADVSRTPNAQELDELSAYTWFREAGATPQQIHEDLEPIVGTIWGGTAREISFLYLLHYVKTCGGWVSLISDNHKGGQYQRTRNGNQSMSLYLASLLPEGTVRLEHPVSSVTRTRDIVVVGTRSGASFTADAVILALPTPLYSNIRFEPQLPLLQRQAVERSFVGYYCKVILVYDRPWWYEAGYSGSSFLPDGHVAITLDSSDGIYARGLDARGMAPRQYSLTCFVTDQRGLKWSQLPKAERHAAVIAEVGAAFQRPQDAAHPVEIFELEWINQEWSRGAPVALYPPGQFLLLAQASGAPTDRLFFAGTENSPSWKGYMEGAVIAGRNAAGQAIEWLNGPGRKGKLRRGEVVAGKL from the exons ATGTCCGGGGCGGTGGTCACGAGGGGGCCGGGTCACACTGTGGGGCGGCtactcggcctcgtcgccaacgccCTCAGTGGCACTGGTACGAGGTATAAAGCAGCAGCCGTGGCGCCCCACCGCAGCAtcagcaccaccaccactggcctccctcccctcacACACCTCCCCATGACCCACAGCGacatcatcgtcatcggTGGTGGCCTCTCGGGCctgtcggccgcgcgcaagctccACGAAGCAGGCAAGACCGTCACCGTactcgaggcgcgcgaccgcgtcggcggcaagacgTGGTCTGTGCGTaccaaggccggcggcaacgtcgagctcggcgccgcgtggATCAACGAGCACACGCAGCCGACTATCACTAggctggcggaggaggcagGTAACCGGTACTTCGAGCAGAACGTCGACGGGTCGGCGATCGTGTACCACTCGCGCTCGGGAGAGCGGGCTTTGTTCC CCGGCGCGACGgtcaacgagctcgaccccAAGGACCCACTCTACACACTCAAGACGCAGCTGCAGGCGCTATCTGACAGCGTCGACCTGGCCGACGTGTCGCGCACCCCGAACGcgcaggagctcgacgagctcagcGCGTACACGTGGTTCCGGGAGGCGGGGGCCACGCCACAGCAGATCcacgaggacctcgagccGATCGTCGGCACGATCTGGGGCGGGACCGCGCGCGAGATCTCGTTCCTCTACCTCCTGCACTACGTCAAGACGTGCGGCGGCTGGGTGTCCCTCATCTCGGACAACCACAAGGGCGGGCAGTACCAGCGCACGCGGAACGGCAACCAGTCCATGTCGCTCTACCTCGCGTCGCTGCTCCCCGAGGGCACggtccgcctcgagcaccccGTCTCGAGCGTGACTCGCACgcgcgacattgtcgtcgtcggtaCGCGCTCCGGCGCGAGCTTCACCGCCGACGCAGtcatcctcgcgctcccgACCCCGCTGTACTCCAACATCCGGTTCGAGCCCCAGCTCCCTCTGCTCCAGCGGCAGGCGGTCGAGCGCTCGTTTGTCGGCTACTACTGCAAGGTCATCCTCGTGTACGACCGCCCGTGGTGGTACGAAGCGGGGTACTCTGGCTCAAGCTTCCTCCCCGACGGGCACGTGGCGATCACGCTCGACTCCTCGGATGGAATCTATGCTCGCGGGCtggacgcgcgcggcatgGCGCCAAGGCAGTACTCGCTGACCTGCTTCGTGACCGACCAGCGCGGGCTCAAGTGGTCCCAGCTGCCCAAGGCcgagcggcacgcggcggtcATCGCTGAGGTTGGCGCGGCCTTCCAGCGCCCGCAGGACGCAGCGCACCCCGTCGAGATCTTCGAGCTCGAGTGGATCAACCAGGAgtggtcgcgcggcgccccCGTCGCACTGTACCCGCCCGGCCagttcctcctcctcgcgcaggcgtCCGGtgcgccgaccgaccgcctCTTCTTCGCGGGCACAGAGAATTCGCCTTCGTGGAAGGGATACATGGAGGGCGCGGTCATCGCCGGTCGCAACGCCGCGGGCCAGGCAATCGAGTGGCTCAACGGGCCTGGGAGGAAGGGCAAGCTTCGCCGCGGAGAGGTTGTGGCGGGCAAGCTGTAG